The genomic segment AATTTCAGAAATTATTTTATCTGACATATCGTCAAACATGGGAATCCAATGACGGTTATCTATACCTTGCCCCTGCGACCATACTTGCCTCCGGGAAAAATGCAAAGAATCGTTCCATCCGGTGAAATAAAGACCCCGTTTAGGTTTACAGGAATATTTGATCAAAAGTTGATGATGACTATTGCGTGGAAGTTTTAAACCTTTTATTATCAGTTTTTGATTATCATAAGAATATTGCGCCACTGTGGATCCGTCCAATTTTATTTCCTCAAATTTCATATCAATGGCATCCAATTCAATAAATTCTACCATTTGACGAAGTGCCGTAAATTTCAACAAAACTTCACCCCGAATAGAATAATTTACAGTATCAATATCCAAGGTTAAAGATAATTCGGTGAAATCAACAGTATGTTCTCTCGGCGACATGCCGGGATCGACATAATAACACATCATCTCATCGTTCTGACCAAAAAAAGTCAACGAATATCCAAACAAAAAATATGTAATCAAGATTTTCTTCAACATAACAAAACATTTTAATTTTTAACACTTGTCAATAATTGCTGCAAGTCAACCGATGATGGCTTTTCACGCATATTGTAATTGCTCGACATCACTTCACCATATGCGCCGGCCGAAAATATGACCAAATAATCGTTTCTTGAAGTTTCGGGTAATTCATAATTTTTAAGAAAGGTATCGGACGACTCGCAGATGGGCCCAACAATATCATATGTTTGTTTTTTAGTTGAGGAAGATGAGATGTTTTGAATTTTATGAAAAGCTTGATACAAACTCGGACGTAATAAATCTGTCATTCCAGCATCAACAATCACAAAAGTGGTTTTAAAACCTTTTTTAATATACAATACCCTGGTGATCAAATACCCAAAGTTGGCCGTAATGGATCTGCCTAATTCAAAATGCACCGGAAAATTATCGGGTATCTCAAGAAATTTTTCAAATATTCCGAAATATTTTTGAAAATCAACTTTTGTTGATTCAGGATGATGATAATCAATGCCTAATCCTCCTCCCACGTTTAACATCTTTGGTTCAAGATTTCTTTCCCTGAAGTATTGAAGTGATTCGTTGGCTTTAACACACAACCTTTCGAACGGAAACCAATCGGTTATTTGCGATCCTATGTGAAAGTGCACCCCCATGAATTTCAAATAATTGGAATTACGCAAAATATCAACCACTTCCGGCAGGTCTCTCCATAAAATTCCAAACTTATTTTCTTCAAGGCCTGTGGTTATGTACTTATGCGTTTTCGCATCGATGTTTGGATTCAACCTGATGCAAATATGAGCGGGCTTGGATAAACTGCCGGCAATAGAGTCAATCACTTTCAATTCATGTACCGATTCCACGTTAAATGAAAGAATTTGATGCTGAATTCCCCAAATAATTTCTTTATCTGTCTTTCCCACACCTGCCAAAACAATCTTTTTCGGATCAATTTGGTGATTGTAAGCAAGTTGCAACTCCCCCCAACTCACACAATCGGCACCCAGTCCATTCTCAAAAATCACTTTTGTCACCAATGGATTGTTGTTTGCTTTGAGTGCATAATGCACATGAAAATTGTCAGGCAATACTCGCAGCATTTCCTTGACATGATTATCCAGCCCCTTAGTGTCATAAAGATAAAATGGTGTATCTATTTCTCGAATTTTATTTGAGATCTCCGGCCAATTCATTTTTTTCAAAAAGTTTTTGTTGAAGCAATTTTAATGCACTTTCTTTGTGTGATGATTTAACTACCACTGTGATATTATATTTGCTGCCCCCATAAGATATCATCCTGATGGGAATCTCTTTTAAGGCATCAAACACTTCGGCGGCATAACCTTTGGATTCTTCACTGTAATTTCCTACAATACATATTATAGACAAATCATGATCCACTTCAACAGTGCCCAATTTTTTGAGATCCGCAACGATCTCGTCCAAATATCTTTGATCATCGATAGTTAACGAAACTGCTACTTCTGATGTGGTAATGACATCGATGGGCGTTTTATACAGCTCAAAAATTTCAAAAACCTTTCTCAAAAATCCATATGCCAACAGCATCCTGCCCGATTTGATTTTAATAGCCGTAATTCCATCCTTTGCGGCAACAGCTTTATGGCCGGAATGATCGCTTTGATTACTGATGATCGTTCCAAATGCCTCCGGGTCAAGCGTATTCTTTAACCTTACGGGTATGCCGGCATATTTGGCAGGTAACACACTGCTTGGATGTAAAATTTTAGCCCCAAAGTATGCCAACTCAGCGGCTTCATCGAAGGAAATATAATGTATCGGACGGGTATTTTTGACATACCTTGGATCGTTATTATGTATGCCGTCAATATCTGTCCAGATTTGCACTTCCGATGCTTGAACCACCGATCCGATGATAGATGCGGTGTAATCACTCCCTCCCCTTTTGAGGTTATCGATGTCCCCGTATGGATTGCGACAGATAAAACCTTGGGTAACGTAGGTAGGTATGTCTTTGTGTAAATTTAATTTTTCATTTAATTTCTCACGGATATAAGTATAATCCGGTTCTCCATTTTCGTCAATTTTCATAAAATCCAAAGCCGGTAATAATGCTGCCGGATGATTGATTTCATTTAAATAATGATAAAACATGAGAGTAGACATCAACTCTCCACCGGCTACGATAAATTTTTCTTCCTTTACAGTAATAGAAGGCCAATGAAAATATTGACGAATGGCGTCAAAAATTTCCGATAATGATTGCCATACTTGTTTTTTGGTCAAATCTGATGCATAAAGTTGATTAATTTCATTTTGATATTTTTCACGTAATTGATTCCAAACATCAATGGCTCCTTCTGTGTTATTGGCTTTAAGATAATCTGCAATTTTGACAAGAGAGTCAGTTGTGCCGGACATTGCCGAAAGCACAACAATTCTTGGTGAGGGATATTTTTGGACTAAATCAGCGACATGTTTCATCCTCGCGGCACTCCCAACGGAAGTGCCACCAAACTTCATGACTATCATAAATTGTTTTTGGCAAAGAAAATAATTATTTCGATGCAAAAGTCATTTTTAATTTGACATTAAACTCACTACATCAACTTTTTGAAAAAATTGTTGGATATAAATACCATTTTGATTTAAAAGATTTGTTCACCTATTGAATGTTGAGTTTTTTTCTAATTTCTTTTGGTATAGCATCTTTATGTAAAAAAATGTTTATGGTTTTATATCTGACATATGCTTCAGAAGCAAAGAAATATCCTTTCAAATCATTTGATTCGCCCCAAGAGTTTTTCACAAAAAAATATTCTTTACCGTTTTGATCGGTGGCCAATCCAACCACATGCATACCATGGTCATCGGTGGTTGTAAGATTGTCAAATGCTTTTTGCCTCATTTCTTGTGTTATCGTTTTTTCTTTGACAGGTTGTAAAAATGCATTTGATTTCTTTTCAGCTCCGGCATTATTAAATAAATGACTGTCGCGGCCTTTTACCTGTATGGTAGATTCATCTTCGGGAACAATGGCCAGTCCATTTTTAAATGAAAATCCTTTCTCCGAGACATCTGCCGCCCACGCAAAAGTATAACCATTAAGTATGGCATGTTTCATGGTCTGTATTAATTCATCCAGTGGCAAGTTATACGAAGTCCCCATCAACCAGTTATCGGGCACCTCTATAATCATTTGTCGGTAAAAAGGATGATGGGTAAACGATGTCAAAGAAACATAATCGTCCATATTCAAACCCAATTCCTTTGCAAAAGATTTTGGTGTATATTGTTTTCCGTTATATGTAAAATCCACCGGATCTTTGCCAAGATAAGCATCCAAAACGGCTTCAATGGCCGGTCGCCAAGCATCACTAAGATGATGGTTAGGATTTGATGCAAGTGCTTTTACCATGGCTTCAAGCACTTGATCGAGTTCTGAATGGATATGTTTCTCTGTTCCATAATTCAATCCGGAATATATTTCTTGAGGAACAATACCATATTTTTTTATTACATAGGGTATATCATGAAAGGCACCTCCGGGTCCAAAATTGAATTTTCCATACATTCTTAAAAATTGTTGGGCTTTGTCGGGATAGGCCTTTCGCACTACATACATTTCCGAAAGATTCACCGGCTTTTTTCCCAATCTTTTTACTTCAGATTCAAAAAAAGAAAGGGCAGAAAAGCTCCAACAGGTGCCTGTTTGACATTGATCTTCAACCGGCAAATGTTCAATCTTCTTTTTAAAAGTAAACAAATATTCGCTCCCTTTGGTGTTTCTTAAAGTATCTTGTGATTGAATTGCATTGGCATATAAACTCAATGCTATCAGAATAAATCTGTAAATTTTCATAATATTAATTTTTCAAGCCCGGGCAAATTTGAAAAAATCTATGTCAAAAAACAATTTAATTCATATAAAATTTCATTCAATATTACTTTTAACAAAATAATTTTAAAAATCAAATTGAAATTCAAATAAATACTTACAACAGAAATATCATTCAATCAAGATGAATAAGAATTGATATAGTTGGCATTTCAGAGAAGTTAAATTTTTAGCATGACTTCAAAATAATTTTAATTTATTTTTGAGATATTTGAACTATGAAAA from the Vicingaceae bacterium genome contains:
- the lysA gene encoding diaminopimelate decarboxylase; this translates as MNWPEISNKIREIDTPFYLYDTKGLDNHVKEMLRVLPDNFHVHYALKANNNPLVTKVIFENGLGADCVSWGELQLAYNHQIDPKKIVLAGVGKTDKEIIWGIQHQILSFNVESVHELKVIDSIAGSLSKPAHICIRLNPNIDAKTHKYITTGLEENKFGILWRDLPEVVDILRNSNYLKFMGVHFHIGSQITDWFPFERLCVKANESLQYFRERNLEPKMLNVGGGLGIDYHHPESTKVDFQKYFGIFEKFLEIPDNFPVHFELGRSITANFGYLITRVLYIKKGFKTTFVIVDAGMTDLLRPSLYQAFHKIQNISSSSTKKQTYDIVGPICESSDTFLKNYELPETSRNDYLVIFSAGAYGEVMSSNYNMREKPSSVDLQQLLTSVKN
- a CDS encoding aspartokinase — encoded protein: MIVMKFGGTSVGSAARMKHVADLVQKYPSPRIVVLSAMSGTTDSLVKIADYLKANNTEGAIDVWNQLREKYQNEINQLYASDLTKKQVWQSLSEIFDAIRQYFHWPSITVKEEKFIVAGGELMSTLMFYHYLNEINHPAALLPALDFMKIDENGEPDYTYIREKLNEKLNLHKDIPTYVTQGFICRNPYGDIDNLKRGGSDYTASIIGSVVQASEVQIWTDIDGIHNNDPRYVKNTRPIHYISFDEAAELAYFGAKILHPSSVLPAKYAGIPVRLKNTLDPEAFGTIISNQSDHSGHKAVAAKDGITAIKIKSGRMLLAYGFLRKVFEIFELYKTPIDVITTSEVAVSLTIDDQRYLDEIVADLKKLGTVEVDHDLSIICIVGNYSEESKGYAAEVFDALKEIPIRMISYGGSKYNITVVVKSSHKESALKLLQQKLFEKNELAGDLK
- a CDS encoding aminopeptidase, producing the protein MKIYRFILIALSLYANAIQSQDTLRNTKGSEYLFTFKKKIEHLPVEDQCQTGTCWSFSALSFFESEVKRLGKKPVNLSEMYVVRKAYPDKAQQFLRMYGKFNFGPGGAFHDIPYVIKKYGIVPQEIYSGLNYGTEKHIHSELDQVLEAMVKALASNPNHHLSDAWRPAIEAVLDAYLGKDPVDFTYNGKQYTPKSFAKELGLNMDDYVSLTSFTHHPFYRQMIIEVPDNWLMGTSYNLPLDELIQTMKHAILNGYTFAWAADVSEKGFSFKNGLAIVPEDESTIQVKGRDSHLFNNAGAEKKSNAFLQPVKEKTITQEMRQKAFDNLTTTDDHGMHVVGLATDQNGKEYFFVKNSWGESNDLKGYFFASEAYVRYKTINIFLHKDAIPKEIRKKLNIQ